The Sedimentisphaera salicampi genome includes a region encoding these proteins:
- a CDS encoding HAD family hydrolase, which yields MGFKAVLFDFDGVIADTELLHYMAFCRILEKQAGRIEKDVYWEKYLGFTDKEALEAMSRDYGFELTEEKLGWLIDEKAAVFDELASTERCILKGFAQLTSSLSKAGIKMAICSGALFSDIEGIFAAEAERSGKNYFKYFDAVVTADDVSRGKPHPEGYTKAAEKLARTTAGGLSPAECTVIEDSHWGLEAGAAAGAKTIGVAGTYSRSELEPKADMVVDSLTELNAEKISGIFD from the coding sequence ATGGGATTTAAAGCAGTATTATTCGATTTTGACGGAGTGATAGCAGATACCGAGCTGCTCCACTATATGGCCTTCTGCAGGATTCTCGAGAAGCAGGCAGGCAGAATAGAAAAAGACGTTTACTGGGAAAAGTATCTGGGCTTCACAGACAAAGAAGCCCTTGAGGCGATGAGCCGTGATTACGGCTTCGAGCTCACTGAAGAAAAGCTCGGCTGGCTGATTGATGAGAAGGCAGCAGTTTTTGATGAGCTTGCAAGCACGGAAAGATGCATACTTAAGGGATTCGCACAGCTAACAAGCTCACTTTCGAAGGCCGGCATAAAAATGGCAATCTGTTCGGGAGCGCTTTTTTCAGATATTGAGGGGATATTTGCCGCCGAGGCCGAGAGGAGCGGGAAAAACTACTTCAAATATTTCGATGCCGTAGTAACAGCGGATGATGTATCCCGAGGCAAGCCCCATCCAGAGGGCTACACCAAAGCGGCTGAGAAGCTTGCCCGAACAACCGCAGGCGGACTTTCGCCGGCAGAATGCACCGTGATTGAAGACTCGCACTGGGGGCTTGAAGCCGGAGCAGCGGCCGGAGCTAAAACCATCGGCGTTGCAGGCACTTACAGCCGCAGCGAGCTCGAGCCGAAGGCTGATATGGTGGTGGATTCGCTTACAGAATTAAACGCCGAGAAAATCAGCGGCATCTTCGATTAG